In the genome of Magnolia sinica isolate HGM2019 chromosome 2, MsV1, whole genome shotgun sequence, one region contains:
- the LOC131232883 gene encoding probable protein phosphatase 2C 62 isoform X5 — protein MADIFSTFLDLRSVNSLCFHALYIPCKISPKSYGPNRISPLLRPPTQRRSSVHQILAKPSLPSDLHLISTIERPDGSFVFRFGNPTDEKAGIDDVKVEIGSGVAASNVADTVEEAESSDGTVKKDCPKEIGEESADGNFEMEMIATGIDENLKEENRLDLERMQSTPSLTEFSKIPQEEETLDPKSDHEDVRSSADSMLVEALNEDQLELVEKIREDPADEASVDGKGNVLLSDGDGSKILEALNDDPLELAEKIADVTEASVASSTAAERGPVESVNDDILELSEKIQDDSMLLEVSASVEPDLVEAVSIDELKMAEKIQGDIGVLEVSAAAELDSVETLNNDVLEFPEKIQDDNQDLELSITAELNLVEAQSDGVLVLLDKMHDNMETSEVSTSAELDPVEALNNDVLELPEKILGSTMVLEVSAAPEFDGVEALSDNLVESQEKLQGHTEMLEVSTAAESNESVESSIMAAHTRGDENNGSVQVADSTLTQIQDVTSAFDPKGETEISLPSSFLSSGVAILPHPSKALTGGEDAYFVACKNWLGVADGVGQWSLEGINAGLYAQELMDNCARLVAECQGVQRTEPDQILIQSAAEASSPGSSTILVAYFDGQALHVANIGDSGFIIIRNNEVFKRSSPMVYEFNFPVQIEKGGNPSKFIERYRIDLNEGDVIVTATDGLFDNLYKEEIALIVSRSVRAGLRPKEIAEMMARRAHQVGKSQSVRSPFADAAKAAGYTAYSGGKLDDVTVVVSLVQTSKC, from the exons ATGGCAGATATCTTCTCCACATTTCTCGATCTCCGCTCCGTTAATTCATTATGTTTCCACGCCCTCTACATCCCCTGTAAGATCTCTCCGAAGTCGTACGGACCCAATCGGATATCTCCCCTCCTCCGACCGCCGACCCAAAGGAGATCCTCCGTTCATCAGATCCTTGCGAAACCCTCACTTCCATCCGACCTCCACCTCATCTCGACCATCG AGCGTCCTGATGGCAGCTTCGTGTTCCGGTTTGGAAACCCGACGGATGAGAAAGCTGGTATTGATGATGTTAAGGTTGAGATAGGCAGTGGAGTCGCGGCTTCTAATGTTGCTGATACTGTCGAGGAAGCGGAGTCGTCTGATGGAACAGTCAAAAAAGATTGTCCGAAGGAAATTGGTGAGGAATCTGCCGATGGAAACTTCGAGATGGAGATGATTGCCACCGGAATTGATGAAAATTTGAAAGAAGAGAACCGTCTGGATTTGGAGAGAATGCAGAGCACACCTTCTTTGACAGAATTCAGTAAAATTCCACAAGAAGAGGAAACTTTGGATCCTAAGAGTGACCATGAAGATGTTCGAAGTAGTGCTGATAGTATGTTGGTGGAAGCACTGAATGAAGATCAATTGGAATTGGTGGAGAAGATTCGAGAGGATCCTGCTGATGAAGCATCGGTGGATGGTAAAGGGAATGTTCTTCTTTCAGATGGTGATGGCAGTAAAATATTGGAAGCTCTAAATGATGACCCATTGGAATTAGCAGAGAAGATTGCAGATGTTACTGAAGCGTCAGTAGCATCTTCGACTGCTGCTGAGCGGGGCCCAGTGGAAAGTGTGAATGATGACATTCTAGAATTATCAGAGAAGATACAAGATGATTCTATGCTATTGGAAGTATCTGCTTCTGTAGAACCTGATCTGGTGGAAGCTGTGAGTATTGATGAATTGAAAATGGCAGAGAAGATTCAAGGTGATATTGGGGTGTTGGAAGTGTCTGCTGCTGCAGAACTTGACTCTGTGGAAACCCTGAATAATGATGTATTGGAATTTCCGGAGAAGATACAGGATGATAATCAGGATTTGGAATTGTCTATTACTGCAGAGCTCAACCTGGTGGAAGCTCAGAGCGATGGTGTGTTGGTATTGCTGGACAAGATGCATGACAATATGGAGACATCGGAAGTATCTACTTCTGCAGAGCTCGATCCTGTAGAAGCCCTGAACAATGATGTGTTGGAATTGCCAGAGAAAATTCTAGGCAGTACTATGGTATTGGAAGTATCTGCTGCTCCAGAGTTCGACGGGGTGGAAGCTCTGAGTGACAATTTAGTGGAATCGCAAGAGAAGCTGCAAGGCCATACTGAGATGCTGGAAGTATCTACTGCTGCAGAATCCAA TGAATCTGTTGAAAGCTCAATAATG GCAGCACACACTAGAGGGGATGAAAACAATGGGAGTGTACAAGTGGCAGATTCAACACTTACACAGATTCAAGATGTGACCAGTGCTTTTGATCCTAAAGG GGAAACAGAGATATCTCTACCGAGTTCTTTCCTTTCTTCAGGGGTCGCTATATTACCACATCCTTCTAAG GCATTGACAGGTGGGGAGGATGCTTATTTTGTGGCATGTAAGAACTGGTTAGGTGTAGCTGATGGAGTTGGTCAATGGTCACTAGAAG GGATCAATGCAGGATTGTATGCTCAAGAACTGATGGACAATTGTGCAAGGTTAGTAGCAGAATGTCAAGGAGTTCAACGAACTGAACCAGACCAAATCCTCATTCAAAGCGCTGCAGAAGCAAGTTCTCCTGGCTCATCTACAATACTGGTTGCTTATTTTGATGGCCAG GCTCTCCATGTTGCAAATATTGGAGATTCAGGATTCATCATTATAAGAAATAATGAAGTTTTCAAACGATCCTCCCCAATGGTTTATGAGTTCAATTTTCCCGTTCAGATTGAGAAGGGCGGCAACCCCTCGAAATTCATTGAG CGCTATAGGATCGATTTAAATGAAGGTGATGTAATTGTCACTGCAACGGATGGCCTTTTTGACAATCTATACAAGGAAGAAATAGCTTTAATTGTCTCCAGATCAGTGCGAGCTGGACTGAGACCAAAG GAAATAGCAGAGATGATGGCAAGGAGGGCGCATCAGGTAGGGAAGTCACAGTCTGTAAGAAGTCCTTTTGCGGATGCAGCCAAAGCAGCCGGTTACACCGCATATAGTGGCGGCAAGCTGGATGATGTGACCGTTGTTGTTTCTCTTGTTCAAACCTCCAAATGCTAG